Genomic window (Phocoena phocoena chromosome 20, mPhoPho1.1, whole genome shotgun sequence):
CTTTTTCTGGACTCAGGAATGCTGCCTCCTGGCTATGAGTGCAAAGCTTTGTGGAAGATTTGGAGTCAGAAACTATAAATCCTGTAGTTTGCTGGACTTTGTGCTGGGAGGTtgagggggtggggttgggtgtGGCAGGAACCACACTGGAACCCTCACAGCCCAGAGCTGTGTTTAGGCAGAGGAATGAGCCCTGGGTGTGTTGATACGGCTTTGCACTTGCACATGGGGTTGGAGTCAACAGTTGAGTCTGGAAAGGAGGACCCAAATGTGTGGCATCTGAACAGTGACCTGAGGGGAGGGCGGGCATCACGGCAGGAGGACTCACCTGTGCAAAAGACACAGGGAGCAAGCACTCAGAGAGTTCTGGTGTGTTTATGTGTGGAGCTGGATGGAGATAGGAGAGAATGGCTGAGGAGTCAGGGACGGGTGTGAATAGCCACCTGTGGGGCTTTGGGGGCTTGACCTTTAACCCAAGGGTGAGGGTTTTGTAGGGGAGGGACATGGACAGCCTTGTGGTTTAGAGCTCAGGgatgcaaagttagcagaaagcaAGCAGTGACCTTGACCAGAGAACCCAGTATCAGCACTGATGTACTGGGTGAGCTTGGGGCAACCAGCTGAACCTtggttttcccacctgtaaagtGGGCTGACAGTGGAATCTGACCACATGGCGATGTGGTCAcgacatagaaataaacacatcaAGGTCAAGAAGGCCTCGAACGAGGTTGGTGTTGGCCTCAGCGGCCCCATTTGACATCTTTAAAGCAAAGTCTTCAGTCCACATTCTTTTGAAGGTTCCTTCTCCCACTTTCTGGGAGCCCCTGGGCAGTCCTGTTCCTCAGGAGAGCTCACTCTGCCCTGCCCCACTCCACCGGGCCAAAGGGGTCTTCTTGTCCTTTTATCCCTCCACCTCTTTACTCTACCACTACTTCTGCCAAGTAGTTTTTGTATTAGCATGTTATCACACTGTTAAGAACAatgttgaaaaaggaaaaaacacccCCCCACTTCCTTCACCTCACTGTCCCACCACATAgcgccactttttttttctttggatcAGCTTCTGGCCTTATTTCCCCTCATCCTCCATCTCCAGCTTCTCAGTTTCCTGCCCTAATCTCTTTCTGAGGCTCTAGACATTTGCTAATGTTGTTTCTTCTGACTGGCATACTCCTTTCTCCAAGACCTTCCCTGAGGGCTGCTTAGGACAGAGGGGGAGATGGCCCTCATCCATTCCTCCAGCTTTCCCCCTGCCCCAGAGTTCAAGATGCTCAGCAAGGCATCTTGAGAGCGTGACGTGGTAGGGTTGGGCCCCAATGAGTGAGCCAAGCATAGTGAGTACTAGGGTGGAAGGGGCAGAGATGCGAGATGTGGGGCTGTGTCCTGCCTCCAGTAACCCAAGTTTGCATGTGGTACAGTCACAGTCTGACCCCTTGGAAATGTGACCAAGACAGAGCAGCTGGGACCAGCTGTTGATCCTATGTTTTTCCCATTTGTTGATATATTTCTTGGCAGAGTGTGAACTGGGACACACCTTGTCCCAAGCAGGCATGACCGGGTCCAAGCTTTCTCCTCTGCTTGTTTTAGACTTTCCTGGACATTTCTTAGTCATCCCAGCACTGAGCTGCTATTTTTAGTGCTACCACCTCCTAGGGGACCTAAAATAAAGCTGGCTCAGCTTCCTGGCCCCTCATTGGCTGGAGTGTTGGTCACAGTCAGGGAGATAGGCTGGATTGGGGATAAGCCACTGCCCACTAACACTGTCCTTCCCTCTGGCTCTTCTGGCCTTGGGTGAGGTCATAGGGACTGGAGCAAACTAGCACTTAACCATGTTGAGTTGAGGGCTTTACTAGGTTCCCTTAGTGAGACCACAACCACTGGCAACCTCAGGGTTCCACCCTCTTACAGAGAAGGGGGCTGAGGCCCTAAGAAGTGCAGTGACTTGCGTGAGATCCCACTACTGCCAATGGTTGTCTGCCAGGGCCAAACCCACCTCCTTACTGCTTTGGTTCAGAGTTCTTGTTATTAGGAGAGAGGGGGTGGGCTCCTCTACAGTCAGAGATGACTACAGAGCAACACACAGGTCTGCTGTCATGGATCCTGCAGGGAGATGCACGCCACCCTACCCGGGCCTGCCAAAGCGTGAGCAACTCTTTCATCTGGGGCTTGGGTTTTCCGTCTAGCAGCCTGGGGTCCCTGATATCTGTAGCGGGGGggcccacccctccctctcctccccccgcTCAGAGACTGGAGAGGGGCAGCCCTTCTGATGGAGTGAGTGCTGGGATGGGGATGTGAAGACATGACACATTTCCCCTCCCAACATTTCTGTTATTACCTGTGATCCTCTGAATCCATGGTTCCAGCTCTGAAGTGGGTAGATATAACCCCCATCAGTGACGAAATCATGTCACCTGGCCTCAAAGACGTAAACTACCCCCTTAAGACAAAGTGTGTGCAGGGGGAGTCACTTGCTGTCTTTGTTGCAATTGGGACCTTGAGGAGCCATTTCCCCCCACTCCCACTGGGTCTTCTTCCACCTGCCAGTAAGCCCGGAGGGCAGTGTTGAGGGACTGAGTGCTGAGTCTCAGCAGGACAAGGAGTGGGCCTGAAGGCTGCAATAGAAGACACTCCACATATAGACATCAGTAGTTCCCGACCTGCAAAGTGGGAAGAATAGCAATAACTCTCAACAGCCTTGcaggttgttgagaggattaaatgaaaagatatgGGGAGAGTGCTTAGCTCCTCCTTAAAAGCCCATCCCTCCATTGGACTTGCTCTGACCTTCCTTTGTCCTGGCTCCACCCTCAGCACCCATCCTGCTGTTTCATCCACGAGAGCCCCTCAAAGGAGGGTCTGGGTCTGGTCCACCTCTGGGCTCCCTGTACTGGTCTGTATTGAGGGATCGCCTGGCAGTTCCCTGGgccctctctgtgtttcctgggagAACAGACCTCAGCAAAAGACTCCCTACTCAAGGAGgtctgggaggggtgggggtcaGTGAGGAGACTGGCTGGCTACCTCCTGCTTCCACGGTACCAAGGTACCAACACTACCCTCCCTGTCTCACTGTACTTGCAGGTCTCAACGAGGCCGGGTGACGCTCCAGAATGGGAGACAAGCCAATTTGGGAGCAGATTGGATCCAGCTTCATTCAACATTACTACCAGTTATTTGATAACGACAGAACCCAACTAGGCGCAATTTATGTAAGTCTTCAGCTCTAGGACCAGAACGGGACCTCGGGGAATCAATTCAGATGTTGGGCCAGTGCCTCCAGTTCACAAGTTCTGGCAGCCCTCACTGAATTTGGCTGTCCCCTTTTATCTGAGCTACTCTCCATGGCACAGGGGGCTTAAGGCCTAGCCCAACTCCCTGGTCCACACATTCCTTTCTGTCATCTATAAGACTGGATTCTGATACCCTAGGCAGCAGGTTCTGGGCTTGCCATTCCATGGTCCTGGGAGTGCCTCTGTTCTAGTTTGGGCAGCAGCAGACAGAGGCTAGGGCTCATGGTGCCCTCTGGAGGCAGCAGCTATAAGCATCATCAGTGCCCCGCTGATCTCTCCTGGAGGCCCCAGGGCCACCTTCCTTTGGGGGGCCAAAAGCCGCTGAATGCTCATGGGAAACAAATGGGGTTAGTCCAGGGAGGTTGGTGTGTCTTGAGAAACACTTCTATGCAGGTATGATTTGCTGCTATTTTAGTGATGTTCATATATACCAAGAGTTAATTGTATTTGACCCTGCCCAAGACAGAAATGTGATTGATCAGGCCACGCCTAGCAGGTCTGCCCAGGATAGGAGAGGTAGGAGTCATCCGGCATAGCCTTGCAGCCTGACTGGGCTGTGGGCAAACTcctttgtgtctccctccaaAAAGTCAGGGCCAGTTCagaaattttgaagaaaagaaaaggatcttACCAGTGGAAGAACAAATCCAGCACAGGTATTTGATTGTCATTATCATaggtagagaattttaaaaactcaaactgGTATGACTCTGGGATCCTTGGCACTTCTACcatattgcttttaaaatcaattaaagcAGGCCTGACCCAGAGAAGAGTTAGCAAGGTCCTAAAAGAGTACTTTAtgtatgtcattttatataaacCTCAGCACATGTTCCTTTtaaagatcaggaaactgagactcagggggagaaaaaaaaagtagcttgcTTAATGTCAGAGCTGGTAAGTAGCAGAGGCACTTTTGAGTTCTGCCCCTGAAGGCTGTGGCaggagagatggggtggggaagaagtGAAGGTAGTGGGTTACATGTTGATGGTAGGGAGGGTCCCAGGCAAGGCCTTTCAGCCTCCATTCCTCTCTGACCCCATGGGAAGGACCTCTTTGGAACTCACTGATGGCTTTTCTGAGACTGGTGCTGACTGACCATGCAGCAGGATGGCTTTTGACTGAGCCCTGGCCACATATAGCCAGCCTGGAGCTCATGCATATCAAAGGCCATACAACTTCTTGAATAAAAGGTGGGAAGTGAACTTATTGATAAGTTTGTATTTTGTTACATAGTCTTTCAGAGCTTGGGTTCTGCAGTGCTGAGGTGTAATTAAAGAAGATGTTCATCCTGTAAAGTTTGGAAGTTaccctcattttccttctttacagGCAGGGAAACTAAGACATGAACTAATTTCCCCAAGCAAGACCCTTTTCAGGGTCCTTTCAGGGCCTCAGAGATACTCCTTGTGCTCTGAAGCCCTGACCCCAGGTTTCCTGGTTTTCAGATTGACGCGTCATGCCTTACGTGGGAAGGACAGCAATTCCAGGGGAAAGCTGCCATTGTGGAGAAATTGTCTGTAAGTAAGGGCCAGGGCTGGGCTGCAGGcagctccttccccaccccattgGCCACAGCCCACCACCCACTCTTTTCTTTGCAGAGCCTTCCGTTCCAGAAAATCCAGCATAGCATCACGGCGCAGGACCATCAGCCCACGCCAGATAGCTGCATCATCAGCATGGTTGTGGGCCAGCTCAAGGTAATAGTGCTGCTGTCCTGCTTCTCAGGGGACACCCAAAGTGATGCCTAGAGCTGTGTAGCTCAGTACAACAGCCATCAGCCACATgtggtgatttttaaattacattaagtaaagtgaaataaaattaaaatgtagttcCTCAGTTGCATTAGTCATACTTCAAGTGCTTGTGGCTGCCTATTGGACAGCACAAACATAGAACATTTCTGTTATTGCAACAAGTCCTATTGGAGAGCACTCGTATAGAGCATTTTTGGAAAAGGGACAAGAGGTATAGGAGCAGGATGGGGCTGTGATCCAAGCCACTGGGCCTTTGCACTGCCCCAAGGTGTAGGTGGGCCTTCTGCAGGCAGCTGATCCTGAGCTGGAGTCCATGCTGCCACTCCCCAAGCTGGTTGCTGATTCTTCCACCTGCTGAGCAAAGCAGATTCCTGAAACTCTTGCTTCTCTTTGCAGTTCTCCTTCCACTTCTCAAGACCTGTTACCTTCAAAGCCTTCCTGTGGTCCCGTACCCTGCAGGAACTCCTTGTTATGCTCTAACAGGCTGAAGTCAGATTCTTGATTTCCAAAAAAAGCCTCTCCTCCTTCCCAAAGCAGGACAAATGAGCTGCCCCTTAACCAGGTTCCAACCTCCTGGGCCTGTGGTGTCATGGGGCCCAGAATAACAGGCCCACATGCCTTCTCCCTAGGCTAGGCAGGGCTTCTTGAGTCCGTTACAAGGGTGGAAGAAATTGGGGGGGGTGGCTAGGCCTCTCCAGTGGACCCAGACGGACCTGCCTTCTGGCCTGTTCTTTCCTGTTAGTTTCTCCTGCCTGTCCAAGATACCGTGCCCAGAGAGTGTGCTCAAATAGACCTTGGGAGTGAGGAGCTCTCTCCTGGGGTCTTAGTGCCCACTTTCCCAGGCCGGAATCAGTTAGCAGTGCCTCTTCCCACCTGGCTTCAGGTTCTTTCTGGTGTTTTTGTCCAACCCCCAAAAGACTGATTTGCCTCCTTGCTGATGATAATTCCTGGAAAAAACAGTGATATTAGAAACACTGTCGGTTGGCTGGGCTCCTACCTCAACTAGGCCTCATCTGGGTATTCTGCAGTTTGGGTGGAAGTCTCTCGCCTTTCTTTTTTCGTTGCAAATATGTTACATGACAAGAAACAGATTACCTGATAGTGCTgcattggtttttttcccctgtagagCTGCAATCAGTGTGAGCTTGGTTTTGAGCCTTTTCTCATGTACTTGGCCATAGTCAGTATTAGTAGTACCTTCTCCTGGTTGGACTAACTGGCATAATCAGACACTAAGATTGTTTAGTTTTCAGATTACTGTGAGTTACATGGTAAGTGCTGCAGAACTCTTTCAAATTGAT
Coding sequences:
- the NUTF2 gene encoding nuclear transport factor 2, translated to MGDKPIWEQIGSSFIQHYYQLFDNDRTQLGAIYIDASCLTWEGQQFQGKAAIVEKLSSLPFQKIQHSITAQDHQPTPDSCIISMVVGQLKADEDPIMGFHQMFLLKNINDAWVCTNDMFRLALHNFG